A region of uncultured Carboxylicivirga sp. DNA encodes the following proteins:
- a CDS encoding TIM-barrel domain-containing protein yields the protein MNKQFVMILLAVVMMACGQNWKEDSGGVTVYPSNPTADGAKVVRVQPVSNQTFEVRTTAASDLSDEKSLIKVPLKEAPKYTVSEENKMVVIKTSAATAKVSLSTGEVSFYDANEELIIKEKADQRVFNNINVDGTNGFELSQVFDSPEEEALYGLGQHQADEMNYKGKNEELFQYNTKVSIPFVVSTKNYGVLWDNYSLTRFGDSRPYSNINSLKLYNKDGKEGGLTATYIDDLNKGHEFLVRTEETIDYENLTTINKFPEGFNFAHAKITWEGYFEGDENGVYDFLCYYAGYTKLWVDGELQFDKWRTAWNPSVAKFHVAMEKGVKKHIKLEWLPDGGVSYIGLKTLSPRNEEAKNDLSFFSEMGQEIRYFMMTGSSMDDVISQYRTITGKAQVMPKWSMGFWQSRERYKTQNELLDVLAEFRERKIPLDNIVVDWSYWPEKEWGSHDFDLARFPDAQAMNDQIHEQNAHVMISVWPKFYHNTDHYKQFDEKGWMYTRAVEDSVRDWIGQGYIGSFYDAYAEGARKLFWDQIHEKLYTKGFDAWWMDASEPDILSNASIEYRKDLMNPTALGPSTEYFNAYALMNAKGIYEGQREVDNDKRVFILTRSGFAGLQRYGAVTWSGDIGTVWEDMKAQISAGINFALSGLPYWTMDIGGFCVEKRYEVAKEGSEDREEWRELNARWYQFGAFVPLFRVHGQYPFREVWNIAPEKHPAYKSMVYYNKLRYRLMPYIYTLAGMTHFDDYTMMRGLAMDFTADKNVYNIGDQYMFGPSLMVCPVYEYKARTREVYLPKTAGWYDLYTGKWLEAGVKFNADAPYEKMPMYVKAGSILPLGPEIEYTTQKVADLITLVVYTGADGSFTLYEDEGTTYDYEKGKYTQIPFTYSEEDNTLTIGSQKGEFEGMLKDRQFNVVFVSKENAMGIDAAQITKGQVVDYNGEEVKVQMQ from the coding sequence ATGAATAAACAATTTGTTATGATCCTACTTGCTGTCGTTATGATGGCTTGTGGTCAGAATTGGAAAGAAGATTCGGGTGGTGTCACGGTTTATCCGTCCAACCCAACCGCTGATGGTGCCAAAGTGGTGCGTGTACAACCAGTAAGTAATCAGACGTTTGAAGTGAGAACTACTGCAGCTTCTGACTTATCTGATGAAAAAAGTCTGATTAAGGTACCATTGAAGGAAGCTCCAAAATATACAGTTTCCGAGGAAAATAAAATGGTAGTGATTAAAACAAGTGCAGCTACAGCAAAAGTATCCTTATCAACTGGTGAAGTTTCTTTTTATGATGCTAATGAAGAGTTAATTATAAAAGAAAAAGCTGACCAACGTGTATTTAATAATATTAATGTTGATGGAACAAATGGCTTTGAACTTTCTCAGGTTTTCGACTCTCCTGAAGAAGAAGCTTTGTATGGTTTAGGTCAACACCAGGCTGATGAGATGAACTATAAAGGGAAAAATGAAGAACTGTTTCAGTATAACACTAAAGTATCTATTCCGTTTGTTGTTTCTACGAAAAACTATGGGGTTCTGTGGGATAATTACTCACTCACTCGCTTTGGAGATTCCAGACCATATAGTAATATTAATAGCCTGAAATTATATAATAAAGATGGTAAAGAAGGAGGTTTAACAGCAACTTATATTGATGATCTAAACAAAGGGCATGAATTCCTGGTAAGAACGGAAGAAACAATTGACTACGAGAATCTGACAACCATCAACAAGTTTCCTGAAGGTTTTAATTTTGCCCATGCAAAAATTACATGGGAAGGATATTTCGAAGGTGATGAAAACGGTGTTTATGATTTTCTGTGTTACTATGCCGGTTATACCAAACTTTGGGTTGATGGTGAGTTACAATTCGATAAATGGCGTACAGCCTGGAATCCATCAGTTGCAAAGTTTCACGTAGCCATGGAAAAAGGGGTGAAAAAACACATCAAGTTAGAGTGGTTACCCGATGGAGGTGTATCTTACATTGGCCTGAAAACTTTATCACCTCGCAATGAAGAAGCTAAGAATGATCTTTCTTTCTTCTCAGAAATGGGACAGGAAATCCGCTATTTTATGATGACAGGTTCTTCAATGGATGATGTTATCAGTCAGTATAGAACCATTACAGGTAAGGCTCAGGTTATGCCAAAATGGTCTATGGGATTCTGGCAAAGTCGCGAGCGCTATAAAACACAGAATGAGTTGCTGGATGTATTGGCTGAGTTCAGAGAACGTAAGATTCCATTAGATAATATTGTAGTTGACTGGTCGTACTGGCCTGAAAAAGAATGGGGAAGTCATGATTTTGATCTGGCCCGTTTCCCTGATGCTCAGGCTATGAATGATCAGATTCATGAACAAAATGCACATGTAATGATATCTGTATGGCCTAAATTCTATCATAACACAGATCATTACAAGCAATTCGATGAAAAAGGATGGATGTATACCCGTGCTGTTGAGGACAGCGTGCGCGACTGGATTGGTCAGGGATATATTGGTTCATTCTACGATGCATATGCCGAAGGAGCACGTAAGTTGTTCTGGGATCAGATACACGAAAAATTATATACCAAAGGTTTTGATGCCTGGTGGATGGATGCTTCAGAACCGGATATCTTATCCAATGCCAGTATCGAGTATCGCAAAGATTTGATGAATCCAACTGCATTAGGTCCTTCAACTGAATACTTCAATGCTTATGCCTTGATGAATGCAAAAGGTATTTACGAAGGTCAACGCGAAGTAGATAATGATAAACGTGTGTTTATTCTTACACGGTCCGGGTTTGCCGGATTACAACGATATGGTGCTGTAACCTGGAGTGGAGACATCGGAACTGTATGGGAAGATATGAAAGCTCAGATTTCTGCAGGTATCAACTTTGCTCTGTCTGGTCTTCCTTATTGGACAATGGATATCGGTGGTTTCTGTGTTGAAAAACGTTACGAAGTTGCCAAAGAAGGCAGTGAAGACAGGGAAGAGTGGAGAGAATTAAATGCCCGCTGGTATCAGTTTGGTGCTTTTGTACCTCTTTTTCGTGTTCATGGACAGTATCCGTTCCGCGAGGTATGGAATATTGCTCCGGAGAAACATCCGGCTTACAAATCAATGGTTTATTACAATAAATTACGCTATCGCTTAATGCCATATATCTATACTTTGGCCGGTATGACTCATTTTGATGATTATACCATGATGCGTGGTTTGGCAATGGATTTTACTGCTGATAAAAATGTATACAATATTGGAGATCAGTATATGTTCGGTCCATCCCTAATGGTTTGTCCGGTCTATGAATACAAAGCGCGTACACGCGAAGTTTATTTGCCAAAAACAGCTGGTTGGTACGATTTGTATACAGGAAAATGGTTGGAAGCAGGTGTTAAATTCAATGCTGATGCTCCATATGAGAAAATGCCAATGTATGTAAAAGCTGGTTCTATACTTCCATTAGGACCAGAGATTGAGTATACAACACAAAAAGTTGCAGATCTAATTACTTTGGTTGTTTATACGGGTGCTGATGGATCTTTTACCTTATACGAGGATGAAGGAACAACTTATGATTACGAAAAAGGAAAATATACACAGATTCCTTTTACATATAGCGAGGAAGATAATACACTTACTATCGGATCTCAAAAAGGAGAATTTGAGGGTATGTTAAAAGATCGTCAGTTCAATGTTGTATTTGTATCCAAAGAGAATGCAATGGGCATTGATGCTGCTCAAATTACCAAAGGACAGGTAGTCGACTATAATGGAGAAGAAGTCAAGGTTCAGATGCAATAA